The following are encoded together in the Kribbella voronezhensis genome:
- a CDS encoding chitinase, whose amino-acid sequence MRRLLAAGAVIAVGAGMLISSAPAQAAEASGIITGLAGKCLDVAGANSADGTTVQLYDCNGTAAQNWTRSSDGTIKALGKCLDVSAGSVANGAKVQLWTCNGSGAQQWNYTSAKDLVNPQANKCLDVTGNNSANATPVQLWTCGGTANQKWNAPALPDGPPPTGGAGMGAAPYLYQGWGSPPSPATVMNATGVKWFTMAFILSNGYCNPMWDGNRALTGGVDQAALTTIRANGGDAVVSFGGWSGAKLGEHCNSAGELAAAYQKVINALSLKAIDIDIEDTEFSNATVRQRVIDALKIVENNNPGITTYVTFGTTTSGPDGTGQDLIRRGAASGLALDGWVIMPFDFGGGSTNMGSLTIQAANGLKNQVKSAYGYTDDQAFRHIGISSMNGITDVAGERVNLSDFQQMLTYANTNHLARFTFWSVNRDRPCGSSGGGDDTCSQIPQQNWDFTKVIAQFRP is encoded by the coding sequence ATGCGCCGGCTGCTGGCCGCGGGAGCGGTCATCGCCGTCGGCGCGGGAATGCTGATCTCCTCGGCACCGGCTCAAGCCGCCGAGGCGAGTGGAATCATAACCGGGCTGGCCGGCAAGTGTCTTGACGTCGCCGGTGCGAACTCGGCTGACGGTACGACCGTGCAGCTCTACGACTGCAACGGCACCGCCGCGCAGAACTGGACGCGGAGCAGCGACGGCACGATCAAGGCGCTCGGCAAATGCCTCGACGTGAGTGCCGGCTCTGTCGCCAACGGCGCGAAGGTTCAGCTGTGGACCTGCAACGGCAGTGGCGCACAGCAGTGGAACTACACCTCCGCAAAGGATCTGGTGAACCCGCAGGCGAACAAGTGCCTCGATGTCACCGGCAACAACTCCGCCAACGCCACACCGGTACAGCTGTGGACCTGCGGTGGGACCGCCAACCAGAAGTGGAACGCGCCGGCTCTGCCGGACGGACCGCCGCCGACCGGCGGCGCGGGAATGGGAGCGGCTCCCTACCTGTACCAGGGGTGGGGCAGCCCGCCCAGCCCGGCGACGGTGATGAACGCGACCGGCGTCAAGTGGTTCACGATGGCGTTCATCCTCTCCAACGGGTACTGCAACCCGATGTGGGACGGCAACCGGGCACTCACCGGTGGCGTCGATCAGGCAGCGCTCACCACGATCCGGGCGAACGGCGGTGACGCGGTCGTCTCCTTCGGCGGCTGGTCCGGCGCCAAACTCGGTGAGCACTGCAACAGCGCCGGCGAGCTCGCGGCGGCGTACCAGAAGGTGATCAACGCGCTGTCGCTGAAGGCGATCGACATCGACATCGAGGACACCGAGTTCAGCAACGCGACCGTTCGGCAGCGCGTGATCGATGCGCTGAAGATCGTCGAGAACAACAACCCGGGGATCACCACCTATGTCACTTTCGGAACCACCACCAGTGGTCCGGACGGGACTGGCCAGGATCTGATCCGGCGCGGTGCGGCGTCCGGGCTGGCGCTGGACGGCTGGGTGATCATGCCGTTCGACTTCGGCGGCGGTTCGACGAACATGGGGTCGCTGACGATCCAGGCGGCGAACGGGTTGAAGAACCAGGTCAAGAGTGCGTACGGCTACACCGACGACCAAGCATTCCGGCACATCGGGATCTCCTCGATGAACGGGATCACCGATGTGGCCGGCGAGCGGGTCAACCTGTCGGACTTCCAGCAGATGCTGACCTACGCCAACACCAACCACCTGGCCAGGTTCACCTTCTGGTCGGTGAACCGGGACCGCCCCTGCGGTTCCAGCGGTGGCGGCGACGACACCTGCAGCCAGATCCCGCAGCAGAACTGGGACTTCACCAAGGTCATCGCCCAGTTCCGCCCATGA
- a CDS encoding MerR family transcriptional regulator, with amino-acid sequence MTASVTIGEFSRLTHLSVKTLHHYHEIGLLAPARVDPSSGYRRYDTSQVDVAQLIRRLRDLQMPLAQVREVVEAPDVATRDKTLRHHLDQMERELVQTREVVASLRSMLTLPVTELSVEYRFMPAFRAYGVRGHLERTAMDPWFEMTFGRLGELAASRQIAATSGATYSNEFFTEDAGEVVAFLPVAPDQEPADGVELIDLPAGYFAIARHDGPFTDFDRTYGALGSHVAEYCQVADGPIRELYLVSPGETDDPADFRTEVCWPIQQLPTLKG; translated from the coding sequence ATGACCGCGTCGGTGACTATTGGTGAGTTCTCCCGGCTCACCCATCTCAGTGTCAAGACCTTGCATCACTACCACGAGATCGGGCTGCTGGCGCCGGCTCGGGTCGACCCCTCGTCGGGGTACCGGCGTTACGACACCTCGCAGGTCGATGTCGCGCAACTGATCCGGCGGCTGCGCGACCTGCAGATGCCGCTCGCCCAGGTGCGCGAGGTCGTCGAGGCGCCCGATGTCGCCACCCGGGACAAGACCTTGCGCCACCACCTGGACCAGATGGAGCGCGAGCTGGTCCAGACCCGGGAGGTCGTCGCCTCGCTCCGGTCGATGCTGACCCTGCCGGTGACCGAGTTGTCCGTCGAGTACCGCTTCATGCCGGCGTTTCGTGCGTACGGCGTGCGCGGTCACCTCGAGCGGACCGCGATGGATCCCTGGTTCGAGATGACGTTCGGCCGGCTCGGTGAGCTGGCGGCGAGCCGGCAGATCGCGGCCACCAGCGGAGCGACGTACAGCAATGAGTTCTTCACCGAGGATGCCGGTGAGGTGGTCGCGTTCCTCCCGGTCGCGCCCGATCAGGAGCCGGCCGACGGCGTCGAGCTGATCGACCTGCCCGCCGGGTACTTCGCGATCGCACGCCATGACGGGCCGTTCACCGACTTCGACCGGACCTACGGCGCCCTCGGCAGCCACGTCGCGGAGTACTGCCAAGTCGCGGACGGGCCGATCCGCGAGCTCTATCTGGTCAGCCCGGGCGAGACCGACGACCCGGCCGACTTCCGTACCGAGGTCTGCTGGCCGATCCAGCAGCTCCCAACCCTGAAAGGCTGA
- a CDS encoding VOC family protein yields the protein MPITLEHVTFDCTDAAALAGFWAQVLESSVDDGANEFFATVDKEADGPALMFIQVPEERAGKNRLHIDFASTDWAAQVDRIVGLGAKRVGEYDEYGAHWVTLADPEGNLFDLAEVR from the coding sequence ATGCCCATCACCCTCGAACACGTCACCTTCGACTGCACCGACGCGGCCGCGCTGGCCGGATTCTGGGCCCAGGTCCTCGAATCCAGCGTCGATGACGGGGCGAACGAGTTCTTCGCGACCGTGGACAAGGAGGCCGACGGACCGGCCCTGATGTTCATCCAGGTGCCGGAGGAGCGGGCCGGTAAGAACCGGCTGCACATCGACTTCGCGAGCACCGACTGGGCCGCCCAGGTCGACCGCATCGTCGGGCTCGGCGCCAAGCGGGTCGGCGAGTACGACGAGTACGGCGCCCACTGGGTCACCCTCGCCGACCCCGAAGGCAACCTCTTCGATCTCGCCGAGGTCCGCTGA
- a CDS encoding AlkZ-related protein produces the protein MPSAVELARRWWVRGRRIGSVERAGKFIDDVGFALLFPAPKPIAPSLWEAVADEDDEPFGSGMGENEQRVWTWKDELPRRGLAWYGAYLGGRGSFLSPALLAALYPGDGELDDHERLDLSPAAHEIAAALAVEPLSSATLRQLLGDKNRYQRAIGELQKNLLVTTAGVQESSNGWPAALLTLTCEQFDVGGGTDHRAAAAQYLDTMLTATPTELARAFRWSSAQARAVLGELADTGHAVADGNRYRPS, from the coding sequence ATGCCTTCTGCAGTAGAACTCGCTCGGCGCTGGTGGGTCCGTGGTCGCCGGATCGGCTCGGTGGAGCGGGCCGGCAAGTTCATCGACGACGTCGGCTTCGCGCTGCTCTTCCCTGCGCCGAAGCCGATCGCTCCGTCACTGTGGGAGGCGGTCGCCGACGAGGACGACGAACCGTTCGGCAGCGGCATGGGCGAGAACGAGCAACGCGTCTGGACCTGGAAGGACGAACTCCCCCGCCGCGGCCTCGCCTGGTACGGCGCTTATCTCGGCGGCCGCGGTTCCTTCCTGTCCCCTGCCCTGCTGGCCGCGCTCTACCCCGGCGACGGTGAACTGGACGACCACGAGCGCCTCGACCTCTCGCCGGCCGCCCATGAAATCGCCGCGGCCCTCGCGGTCGAGCCGTTGTCCAGCGCCACCCTGCGGCAACTTCTCGGCGACAAGAACCGCTACCAGCGCGCGATCGGCGAACTCCAGAAGAATCTGCTGGTCACCACGGCCGGCGTACAGGAAAGCTCGAACGGCTGGCCGGCGGCGCTGCTCACTCTCACCTGCGAGCAGTTCGACGTCGGTGGCGGCACCGATCACAGGGCAGCGGCAGCGCAGTACCTCGACACGATGCTGACCGCCACCCCCACCGAACTGGCCCGCGCCTTCCGCTGGTCAAGCGCCCAGGCGCGCGCTGTCCTCGGCGAACTGGCCGACACCGGCCACGCCGTTGCCGACGGCAACCGGTATCGGCCCTCGTAA
- a CDS encoding helix-turn-helix domain-containing protein — MESYLERAPVAALAGVVRTVWIQRTGPTAYAQRHLPTGGVELHFPIGGRPQLLGPLTGAEVEIIPAHTTIVGVRFQPGTPPPLPTVLDDLVDQRLGLADLWRGSADRLAEAMALAGTPERALGILQAHLVQAFRSSDSDRLVRAAVQALMPWQPVNIDALANHLALSSSQLRRRCLQSVGMTPKVLQRTLRFQGFLALFQAGAAASGRRGADGTAGLAIDAGYADQAHLSRECLRLTGLTPREFLGANADRCACDHDHSASYRTYLASRPVPELARFVQDSAGRKLVVSGA; from the coding sequence GTGGAGTCCTACCTCGAGCGGGCGCCGGTGGCGGCATTGGCGGGGGTGGTGCGGACTGTGTGGATCCAGCGCACCGGCCCGACGGCGTACGCGCAACGGCATTTGCCGACCGGCGGTGTGGAGCTTCACTTTCCGATCGGTGGGCGGCCGCAGTTGCTCGGTCCGTTGACCGGTGCGGAGGTCGAGATCATCCCGGCGCACACCACGATCGTCGGCGTGCGGTTCCAGCCGGGCACTCCGCCGCCGCTGCCGACAGTGCTCGACGATCTGGTGGACCAGCGGCTCGGGCTGGCTGACTTGTGGCGCGGATCGGCGGATCGTCTCGCGGAGGCGATGGCATTGGCCGGTACGCCGGAACGGGCGCTCGGGATCTTGCAGGCCCACTTGGTCCAGGCGTTTCGCAGTTCGGACTCCGATCGCTTGGTGCGTGCGGCGGTCCAGGCGCTGATGCCGTGGCAGCCGGTCAACATCGACGCGCTGGCCAACCACCTCGCACTCTCCAGCAGCCAACTGCGCCGCCGGTGCCTGCAATCGGTCGGGATGACGCCCAAGGTGCTGCAGCGGACGCTGCGATTCCAGGGATTCCTCGCGCTGTTCCAGGCCGGTGCGGCAGCGTCCGGTCGGCGCGGAGCCGACGGCACAGCGGGGCTGGCGATCGACGCGGGGTACGCCGACCAGGCCCACCTCAGTCGGGAATGCCTCCGCTTGACCGGCCTGACGCCACGGGAGTTCCTCGGCGCGAACGCCGACCGCTGCGCCTGCGACCACGACCACTCGGCGTCGTACCGGACCTACCTCGCCAGTCGTCCGGTGCCTGAGCTTGCGCGATTTGTTCAAGATTCGGCCGGCCGGAAGCTCGTAGTTTCGGGGGCGTGA
- a CDS encoding FAD-binding oxidoreductase, which translates to MTELIDRLDGELFSPDSPGYDAVRRPVNVAFQGRRPKYVVRCRSVADVVAALAFARATSERLVPRGGGHCFAGRSSTDGIVLDLSGLDGISVAADGTATIGAGVRLGQLYAALHAEGRTIPAGCGPTVGIAGLTLGGGIGLLGRRYGLTCDHLVGAQVVLADGSVVDCDEDHEPELFWGLRGAGGGQFGVVTVLRFATVPEPTATYLVARLPITAPEELVATWQTWAPDAPDDLTVKLVVAAEPGRPLELTLIGASLLAEGPTRSLLREFAEPSALEVRRMPYSLLKEAFDDPRGLPAIRLRSEYFSRSMTPGTVAALLGALDGGDGPRELNLHAMGGAYGRVAEDATAFAHRNERFLLEHVGAVTDPWVDVSWSIAHPEGSGRVYPNFPDPALDDWATAYHGGNYARLQAIKRAYDPDRFFDFPQAI; encoded by the coding sequence GTGACAGAGCTCATCGATCGCCTCGACGGCGAACTGTTCAGTCCGGACTCACCGGGGTACGACGCGGTTCGCCGACCGGTGAATGTGGCGTTCCAGGGCCGGCGCCCGAAGTACGTCGTACGGTGCCGCTCGGTCGCCGACGTCGTCGCCGCGCTGGCCTTCGCGCGTGCCACCAGTGAGCGTCTCGTCCCCCGTGGCGGCGGGCACTGCTTCGCGGGCCGGTCTTCGACAGACGGGATCGTGCTCGACCTGTCGGGCCTCGACGGCATCTCGGTGGCTGCGGACGGGACCGCGACCATCGGGGCCGGTGTCCGGCTCGGGCAGCTCTATGCGGCGTTGCATGCGGAGGGTCGGACCATCCCCGCGGGGTGTGGTCCGACTGTGGGCATCGCTGGTCTCACGCTTGGTGGCGGTATCGGTCTGCTGGGCCGCAGGTACGGGCTGACCTGCGACCACCTGGTCGGGGCTCAGGTGGTCCTCGCCGACGGCAGCGTCGTGGACTGCGACGAGGACCACGAACCCGAGCTGTTCTGGGGTCTGCGGGGTGCGGGTGGCGGTCAGTTCGGGGTGGTCACCGTACTGCGGTTCGCCACCGTCCCGGAGCCGACGGCGACCTACCTCGTGGCGCGCCTGCCGATCACGGCACCCGAGGAACTGGTGGCGACGTGGCAGACCTGGGCGCCGGACGCGCCGGACGACCTCACGGTCAAACTCGTCGTCGCAGCGGAACCAGGCCGGCCCCTCGAGCTGACGCTCATCGGCGCGTCGCTGCTGGCAGAAGGACCGACTCGATCGCTTCTGCGGGAGTTCGCGGAACCTTCCGCGCTGGAGGTGCGCAGGATGCCGTACAGCCTGTTGAAGGAGGCGTTCGACGATCCGCGCGGGCTGCCCGCGATCCGGCTGAGATCGGAGTACTTCTCGCGGTCGATGACCCCGGGGACTGTCGCTGCTCTACTGGGGGCGCTTGACGGCGGCGACGGCCCGCGTGAGCTGAACCTCCACGCGATGGGTGGCGCCTACGGCCGGGTTGCCGAGGACGCCACTGCCTTTGCCCACCGCAACGAGCGCTTCCTGCTCGAGCACGTCGGCGCGGTCACCGATCCGTGGGTGGACGTCTCCTGGTCGATCGCTCACCCGGAGGGGTCCGGACGCGTCTACCCCAACTTTCCCGATCCGGCGCTCGACGACTGGGCCACGGCGTACCACGGGGGCAATTACGCCAGGTTGCAGGCGATCAAGCGCGCCTATGACCCGGATCGGTTCTTCGACTTCCCGCAAGCCATCTGA
- a CDS encoding dihydrofolate reductase family protein, whose protein sequence is MSKVLSALSVSVDGYITGRDPGEGRGLGDGSMLFDWYFDGDTPSQVFDGFKLSEPSARVFDVAAARVGVSLVGRNTYDDSGWINGGTPHPDAPLVLLTHHPLPEERERQTVVTTGIEDAVAAARELAGGKDVALMGGGVVTAALAAGLVDELILHQIPILLGAGRPYFQSLPEHVKLRLIEAVPAPGVTHLHYEVVR, encoded by the coding sequence ATGAGCAAGGTCTTGAGTGCTCTGTCCGTCTCGGTGGACGGCTACATCACCGGCCGCGATCCCGGCGAGGGGCGCGGGCTCGGTGACGGATCGATGCTGTTCGACTGGTACTTCGACGGGGACACGCCGAGTCAGGTGTTCGACGGGTTCAAGCTGAGCGAACCCAGCGCCCGAGTGTTCGACGTCGCGGCCGCGCGGGTCGGTGTGAGCCTCGTCGGCCGCAACACCTACGACGATTCCGGCTGGATCAACGGCGGAACCCCGCACCCGGACGCACCACTGGTCCTCCTCACCCATCACCCGTTGCCGGAGGAGCGGGAGCGGCAGACGGTCGTCACGACCGGGATCGAGGACGCCGTGGCGGCGGCTCGTGAGCTTGCCGGTGGCAAGGATGTCGCTCTGATGGGTGGTGGCGTGGTGACGGCGGCACTGGCCGCGGGGCTCGTTGACGAGCTGATCCTGCATCAGATCCCGATCCTGCTCGGCGCCGGCAGGCCGTACTTCCAATCGCTGCCGGAGCACGTGAAGCTCCGGCTCATCGAGGCCGTGCCGGCACCGGGTGTGACGCATCTGCACTACGAGGTCGTCCGATGA
- a CDS encoding NAD-dependent epimerase/dehydratase family protein: MILVTGGLGMIGAHTARALVDLGEEVVVTTYRRTEVPSFLDGKVAVESLDVTDRDAFLALGKRYEISDIVHLAGTIPGEDPVGFFRADLAGLLNALDAARSWGVRRFAVASSIGVYIGRNEIPWHEELDLPSADLPHLIIAFKKAVEPITTHSLRGTGVEPVLLRIGSIWGPLMDPESAFSPRPPYISAVLRGEKPQALYADDGGDCCYAPDAGRAIALLTTAETLRHEIYNVSNGRPSTYREFVDAVQAAVPDAQANLLPGRQNGPGDDPYLDITRLTEETDFKPAFDTTAAVADYISWRTSNPR, from the coding sequence ATGATCCTCGTCACGGGAGGACTGGGCATGATCGGCGCCCACACAGCTCGCGCGCTGGTGGACCTCGGCGAGGAGGTGGTCGTCACGACGTACCGGCGTACCGAGGTGCCGTCCTTCCTTGACGGGAAGGTCGCGGTGGAATCGCTCGATGTGACCGACCGGGACGCGTTCCTTGCTCTCGGCAAGCGTTATGAGATCAGCGACATCGTCCACCTGGCCGGCACGATTCCCGGCGAGGATCCGGTCGGCTTCTTCCGTGCGGACCTGGCCGGGCTGCTCAATGCGCTGGACGCCGCCCGGAGTTGGGGCGTCCGGAGATTCGCCGTGGCGAGCAGCATCGGTGTCTACATCGGGCGGAACGAGATTCCCTGGCACGAGGAGCTCGACCTGCCGTCGGCGGACCTGCCGCATCTGATCATCGCCTTCAAGAAGGCGGTCGAGCCGATCACCACGCACAGCCTTCGAGGCACCGGTGTCGAGCCGGTGCTGCTGCGGATCGGCAGCATCTGGGGACCGCTGATGGACCCCGAATCCGCGTTCAGCCCGCGGCCGCCGTACATCAGCGCCGTCCTCCGCGGCGAGAAACCACAAGCCCTGTACGCCGACGACGGCGGCGACTGTTGCTACGCCCCCGACGCCGGCCGCGCGATCGCCTTGCTGACAACAGCGGAGACCCTGCGGCACGAGATCTACAACGTCTCCAACGGCCGACCGTCCACCTACCGCGAGTTCGTGGACGCCGTCCAGGCGGCGGTTCCCGACGCTCAGGCCAACTTGCTGCCAGGCCGGCAGAACGGGCCTGGCGACGATCCGTACCTCGACATCACCCGCCTCACCGAGGAGACCGACTTCAAGCCTGCCTTCGACACCACCGCGGCCGTCGCCGACTACATCAGTTGGCGCACAAGCAATCCCCGTTGA
- a CDS encoding DedA family protein, whose amino-acid sequence MTTLQVTQEPTGGVAGWAIDLMEKLGAPGAGLAVALENLFPPLPSEVILPLAGFAAARGDLGLVSAIVFTTLSSVVGALALYGVGAVLGRDRTRGLAARLPLMKVEDVDKAEAWFGRHGPKAVLIGRLVPVVRSLISVPAGVERMRVAVFLALTAVGSLVWNSALIVAGHQLGEKWHLVESSIGVFQWVVVAGAVLAVGWFVTVKIRAKAEPDRS is encoded by the coding sequence ATGACCACGCTGCAGGTGACGCAGGAGCCGACCGGGGGAGTGGCCGGGTGGGCTATCGACTTGATGGAGAAGCTGGGGGCGCCGGGGGCCGGGCTCGCGGTGGCGCTGGAGAATCTGTTTCCACCGTTGCCGAGTGAGGTGATCCTGCCGCTGGCGGGATTCGCGGCTGCGCGGGGTGATCTCGGGCTGGTCAGTGCGATCGTCTTCACCACGCTCAGCTCGGTCGTGGGGGCGCTGGCTCTGTACGGCGTGGGCGCGGTGCTTGGGCGGGATCGGACCCGCGGGCTGGCCGCGAGGCTGCCGTTGATGAAGGTCGAGGATGTCGACAAGGCCGAGGCGTGGTTCGGTAGGCACGGGCCGAAGGCGGTGCTGATCGGCAGGTTGGTGCCCGTCGTGCGGAGCCTGATCTCCGTGCCTGCCGGGGTGGAGCGGATGCGGGTGGCGGTCTTCTTGGCGCTGACCGCGGTTGGCAGCCTGGTCTGGAACTCCGCACTGATCGTCGCCGGGCACCAACTCGGGGAGAAGTGGCACCTGGTCGAGTCGTCGATCGGGGTGTTCCAGTGGGTCGTGGTGGCCGGTGCGGTGCTCGCGGTCGGCTGGTTCGTCACGGTGAAGATCCGGGCGAAGGCGGAGCCGGACAGATCATGA
- a CDS encoding NADPH-dependent FMN reductase, translated as MPSIAFEPRIVPDPPVWPQSVVTVVGNPKPGSRTAAAAASVAELLAGELGTPYRITELVDLVTFAPAIFQGEAAAEADRTALDDAVDLASSASVLVLATPVYKGSYTGLLKSFLDVLPHQALAGSVVVPVTVSAAPSHKLLADIHLRPVLAELGASVPTPAVALEERDLEDLQLAVSAWVRKHAGLIQATTIALQPVPEPNPVK; from the coding sequence ATGCCATCGATCGCTTTCGAGCCCCGGATCGTGCCCGATCCGCCGGTCTGGCCACAATCAGTCGTCACCGTGGTCGGCAATCCCAAACCAGGTTCCCGGACCGCGGCAGCCGCCGCCTCCGTGGCCGAACTGCTGGCCGGCGAGCTCGGTACGCCGTACCGGATCACCGAGTTGGTCGACCTCGTCACGTTCGCCCCCGCGATCTTCCAGGGGGAGGCGGCCGCTGAGGCGGACCGGACCGCGCTGGACGATGCCGTCGACCTGGCCTCATCTGCGTCGGTGCTGGTGCTCGCGACGCCGGTCTACAAAGGCAGCTACACCGGGCTGCTGAAGAGCTTTCTCGATGTTCTGCCGCATCAGGCGCTCGCGGGTTCGGTCGTCGTACCGGTGACGGTGTCGGCCGCGCCAAGCCACAAGTTGCTGGCCGACATCCACCTGCGACCGGTCCTCGCCGAACTCGGCGCCAGCGTGCCGACGCCCGCGGTCGCGCTGGAAGAACGCGACCTGGAGGATCTCCAGCTCGCGGTGTCCGCGTGGGTTCGCAAGCACGCGGGGTTGATCCAGGCCACGACGATCGCCTTGCAGCCGGTTCCGGAGCCGAATCCGGTCAAGTGA